One part of the Mariniblastus fucicola genome encodes these proteins:
- a CDS encoding DegT/DnrJ/EryC1/StrS family aminotransferase: MIQKNPNANQIAADQMIPVAQPDLGGNEEKYVLDAVRSTWISSTGAYVDRFEKEFAEFCDSKEAIAICNGTAALHVVLMALGCGPGDEVIVPSLTYIATANAVRYVGAEPLFVDVDPETWTIDPQQLERAITRKTKGIISVDLYGHPIDADAINHTAGIHGLWHIEDAAEAHGGLYKGRPTGSLGDVATFSFFGNKILTCGEGGAVTTDNSQLARRVRTLKGQGVDPNRRYFFPVTGYNFRLTNVACALLCAQMERDKEIITQRRKVFSLYDQFLEGIPGVHHQPIAEWAVQAPWLYSITIDPKAYGMTRDEMAIELKKRKIDTRPFFTPLHRLPPFVRESEARNEHLPVTDRLASQGINLPTWSPADELTIKRVSDAIRDIQAGA; the protein is encoded by the coding sequence TTGATCCAGAAAAACCCGAACGCTAATCAGATTGCGGCGGATCAGATGATCCCCGTTGCACAACCTGACCTTGGCGGCAACGAAGAAAAATATGTTCTGGATGCCGTTCGGAGCACATGGATCTCGTCGACTGGCGCTTACGTTGATCGGTTCGAGAAAGAGTTCGCCGAATTCTGCGACAGCAAGGAAGCGATCGCAATCTGCAATGGCACAGCTGCATTACACGTTGTGCTAATGGCACTTGGTTGCGGACCCGGCGACGAAGTCATCGTGCCGTCTCTTACTTACATCGCGACGGCAAATGCAGTCCGCTATGTCGGAGCAGAACCTCTTTTCGTTGACGTGGATCCGGAAACATGGACCATCGATCCGCAACAGTTGGAACGAGCGATCACTCGAAAGACCAAAGGTATCATTTCGGTCGATCTCTACGGTCACCCAATCGATGCCGACGCGATCAACCACACGGCTGGCATTCACGGATTATGGCACATTGAAGATGCTGCAGAGGCGCACGGCGGGCTCTACAAGGGGCGTCCAACTGGATCACTGGGTGACGTGGCAACCTTTTCTTTCTTCGGCAACAAAATTTTGACGTGCGGAGAAGGCGGAGCAGTCACCACCGATAATTCTCAGTTAGCTCGCCGAGTCAGAACGTTGAAAGGCCAGGGGGTTGACCCCAACCGGCGCTATTTCTTCCCTGTCACGGGCTACAACTTCCGTCTGACAAACGTCGCCTGCGCCTTGCTCTGTGCCCAGATGGAACGGGACAAAGAGATTATCACTCAGCGACGTAAAGTATTCTCTTTGTACGATCAGTTCCTTGAAGGAATCCCGGGCGTTCATCACCAACCGATTGCGGAATGGGCAGTTCAGGCTCCGTGGCTGTACTCAATCACGATCGACCCTAAAGCGTACGGTATGACTCGAGATGAGATGGCGATCGAGTTGAAGAAGCGAAAGATCGACACGCGACCATTCTTTACACCATTGCACCGCCTTCCTCCGTTCGTACGCGAATCCGAAGCACGCAACGAACACCTACCAGTCACAGATCGATTAGCTTCGCAGGGCATTAACTTGCCAACCTGGTCTCCCGCAGACGAATTGACGATCAAGCGGGTCTCGGACGCGATCCGCGACATTCAGGCCGGAGCCTAA
- a CDS encoding sulfotransferase domain-containing protein, translating to MAIGHRPTFISIGPGRCATSWLHQSLEAHAEIAMASVKETEYFNTFYDRSAAWYESHFKSHAPAVGEISSNYYLDPDVAKRIRDYDPSIRIIINLRNPFTLLQSFYNFGVRRGMELNSLAQSMDVPIGSLMGSGFASRKKRNSLTPSDTVTLLDSVCLHDRLKPFLEVFPNDQIHFFIFEELQYDWQAALSNAYKFLGVAADFEPEGASQIVNSSVVPKSKLVARLATNTASLLRSVGMYRLLSTLHRSNLVKKILFNSNKEGSELSNLRSTLDPTVVKRLDAQIERLKAMHRPLNKLWKED from the coding sequence ATGGCGATAGGCCACCGCCCCACGTTTATCAGTATTGGACCTGGGCGATGCGCAACCAGTTGGCTACACCAAAGCCTTGAAGCTCACGCGGAAATCGCCATGGCTTCCGTCAAAGAGACTGAATACTTCAATACGTTCTATGATCGCTCAGCTGCCTGGTACGAGTCACATTTTAAATCGCACGCGCCGGCCGTGGGTGAAATATCGTCGAACTACTACCTCGATCCGGATGTTGCCAAGCGAATCAGGGACTACGACCCTTCGATCAGGATAATTATTAACCTTCGCAATCCCTTCACGTTGTTGCAGTCGTTTTATAACTTTGGCGTGCGAAGAGGCATGGAACTGAATTCACTTGCTCAATCGATGGACGTACCCATTGGCAGTCTGATGGGTTCAGGATTTGCCAGCCGGAAGAAAAGAAATTCTCTAACTCCATCAGACACAGTCACGCTGTTAGATTCGGTTTGCCTTCACGATCGCCTCAAGCCCTTCCTGGAAGTCTTCCCGAATGACCAGATCCATTTCTTTATCTTCGAAGAGTTGCAATATGATTGGCAGGCGGCCTTGTCGAATGCTTACAAGTTTTTGGGCGTTGCCGCTGACTTTGAACCCGAGGGGGCAAGCCAAATTGTCAACTCTTCCGTCGTTCCCAAATCAAAATTAGTTGCCCGACTGGCGACAAATACGGCTTCGCTGCTAAGAAGCGTTGGAATGTATCGCCTGCTCTCTACGCTTCATCGAAGTAACTTGGTGAAAAAAATTCTGTTCAATTCGAACAAAGAAGGTTCAGAGCTGTCGAACCTCCGCAGCACTCTCGACCCGACGGTCGTGAAGCGATTGGATGCACAAATCGAACGATTGAAAGCAATGCATCGACCTTTGAATAAACTTTGGAAAGAAGACTGA
- a CDS encoding glycosyltransferase family 4 protein, with product MHILLVHRYYWPDTPAYAKMLHIMAKDYVSRGHRVTVFSTQPCYNGNYLEHPAPAYEIVDGVEIFRTPLLRESKKTRIRRALNVVIFCLSLIVHCFRRIRTYDLMSVASFPPVVMGMTARFICLFSRSKYLYHCQDLYPETVVASGLLKKKWLESLSRSIDLKNCRKAVAVVVLSEDMKTTVLNRDPKLDNVHVINNFIIDQFDETVSISDDLKASSESFRVLFAGNLGRFQNLDKLMDAAHRLADQSEIQFWFVGDGALKNHLVEASGTLLNRTVFFRPFLPLKEVMVVISESQLGIVSLNPGVVYCAFPSKTMSYLESGCRLLLLVEPESELAGFVSDNELGTVCKHATAESLVDAVLSEFEQWQQGGQPARSIQQVGRENFGQNVILDKWSQLLCLIERRN from the coding sequence ATGCATATACTACTGGTTCACCGCTACTATTGGCCCGACACGCCTGCCTATGCGAAGATGTTGCATATCATGGCCAAAGATTACGTGTCCCGCGGGCATCGGGTAACGGTTTTCTCAACTCAGCCGTGCTACAACGGGAACTATCTGGAGCATCCGGCACCCGCGTACGAGATCGTTGACGGCGTCGAGATCTTTCGGACGCCGCTGTTGCGAGAAAGCAAAAAGACACGGATTCGCAGAGCCCTCAACGTCGTAATTTTTTGTCTATCGTTGATCGTTCACTGCTTCCGCCGTATTCGAACATACGATCTGATGTCCGTCGCTTCATTTCCGCCAGTCGTGATGGGAATGACGGCTCGGTTCATTTGTCTGTTCAGTCGATCAAAATATCTCTACCACTGTCAGGATCTCTATCCAGAGACCGTCGTCGCCAGTGGCCTTTTGAAAAAGAAATGGCTTGAATCCCTCTCACGATCCATCGACTTGAAGAACTGCCGCAAGGCAGTCGCGGTCGTCGTCCTTTCCGAAGACATGAAAACGACCGTTTTGAATCGGGATCCGAAACTCGACAACGTTCACGTCATCAATAACTTCATCATCGATCAGTTTGATGAGACGGTTTCCATCTCTGACGATCTAAAAGCATCTTCGGAATCGTTTCGAGTACTGTTCGCCGGCAACCTTGGGCGATTCCAAAACCTTGATAAATTGATGGACGCGGCGCACCGACTCGCTGACCAGTCAGAAATTCAGTTCTGGTTTGTCGGAGACGGAGCGCTCAAAAACCATTTGGTAGAAGCGTCGGGAACGCTGTTGAACAGAACAGTTTTCTTCAGACCGTTCCTGCCTTTGAAAGAAGTCATGGTTGTGATTTCAGAGTCACAGTTGGGCATCGTGTCGCTGAACCCTGGCGTGGTCTATTGTGCGTTTCCGAGTAAAACGATGAGCTACCTCGAATCAGGATGTCGTCTGTTATTGCTGGTCGAGCCTGAGTCTGAACTGGCTGGCTTCGTGAGCGATAACGAGTTGGGAACCGTTTGCAAGCATGCCACGGCAGAATCACTTGTCGATGCGGTTTTATCGGAGTTTGAACAATGGCAGCAGGGCGGACAGCCAGCGAGGTCAATCCAACAGGTTGGTAGAGAGAACTTTGGTCAAAATGTTATTCTCGACAAGTGGAGCCAGTTGCTTTGCTTGATAGAGCGACGAAACTAA
- a CDS encoding lipopolysaccharide biosynthesis protein has product MTQEAPKKKSFVHQVHHLFRGQLLYAFATWAVLAMLLKFGSDVEAGKYTLALAMSAPIFLFFDLNLRVTRSTDHQFNENYRNYVGLRILCLTVASLITAIVAMTFFPERILVFLGMIAFRIGDSLSNLSFGGYQRMQESDRIGKSLTWKGIVCLSLLAIVIPMSSGQAWVATMFMAAISLTWAITIDLPGAWRLNESDYPLTFTSAIEFVKDLSASARIAHRSLPLGFDALMSSLALNMPRYCIEYFFGTAALGVFGVLSQLAFSIQLLIGAVGHAGVSVLSSLFQQDNNQPFWRLLHRMLLASVGVGVVAIIGGSLVMPELLGWLLRPQLNETLLLFLLLVASGLAGIQRTAGRATQACGSYFVYTMFDVVIFATSAISSLLLVKHYGVFGAATSLILAFAAGLLVTLIYIYGVLAKAHNHKAPEAGASNP; this is encoded by the coding sequence ATGACCCAGGAAGCCCCCAAGAAAAAATCCTTTGTGCATCAGGTCCATCATCTGTTCCGCGGACAATTGCTTTATGCGTTCGCAACATGGGCTGTGCTTGCGATGTTGCTAAAATTTGGAAGCGACGTCGAAGCCGGTAAATACACTCTGGCTTTGGCAATGTCGGCTCCTATCTTTCTTTTTTTCGACTTGAACCTCAGAGTCACGAGGTCGACCGACCATCAGTTCAACGAAAATTATCGGAACTATGTCGGACTGAGAATCCTGTGCCTGACTGTTGCGAGCCTGATTACAGCAATCGTTGCGATGACGTTTTTCCCAGAGCGGATTCTCGTGTTTCTGGGAATGATCGCGTTTCGCATCGGTGACTCGTTGAGCAATTTGAGCTTCGGCGGCTATCAGCGAATGCAGGAAAGCGATCGAATTGGTAAATCGCTGACGTGGAAAGGAATTGTTTGCCTTTCTCTTTTGGCAATCGTCATTCCGATGAGCAGCGGGCAAGCTTGGGTCGCAACAATGTTCATGGCAGCCATTTCGCTGACATGGGCAATCACCATCGACCTCCCGGGAGCATGGAGGCTCAACGAGTCCGACTATCCGCTGACTTTCACGTCCGCGATCGAATTCGTCAAGGATCTCTCCGCGTCGGCCAGAATTGCCCACCGCAGTTTGCCGTTGGGTTTTGACGCTCTGATGTCGTCGTTGGCACTTAATATGCCCAGATACTGCATCGAGTATTTCTTTGGCACCGCAGCGCTCGGTGTCTTCGGCGTTCTTTCGCAGCTTGCATTTTCAATTCAGCTATTGATCGGAGCGGTCGGCCACGCTGGGGTTTCTGTCCTCTCGTCGTTGTTTCAGCAAGACAACAATCAACCGTTCTGGAGATTGCTGCACCGTATGTTGCTCGCAAGCGTCGGCGTTGGCGTCGTCGCCATCATCGGCGGGTCACTGGTAATGCCTGAACTGCTCGGGTGGCTGTTAAGGCCTCAGCTCAACGAAACGTTGCTTCTATTCTTGTTGCTTGTGGCAAGTGGTCTTGCTGGAATCCAGCGAACCGCGGGAAGAGCCACACAAGCCTGTGGTTCGTACTTTGTTTACACGATGTTCGATGTTGTGATCTTTGCGACCTCAGCAATATCTTCGCTGTTGCTGGTGAAACACTACGGAGTTTTTGGAGCTGCGACATCGCTGATCCTTGCATTCGCTGCCGGATTGTTAGTCACATTGATTTACATCTATGGCGTATTGGCCAAGGCACATAATCATAAAGCCCCGGAAGCCGGAGCGTCGAATCCCTGA
- a CDS encoding sugar transferase, which yields MIKRLFDIVLSLTGIIVLSPVMLVCALLVKLTSKGPVFFEQIRVGKNFQPFGILKFRSMVVDAEKLGAQITADRDPRITSIGRILRKTKLDELPQLINVLKGDMSLVGPRPEVPKYVELFEEDFRKLLQVRPGITDIASIEYRFEEEILAQSSDPTQTYIEEILPAKIKLGEQYVNKSSVLFDVQLIFKTFLTIVGSDRKPPKSTAGEPMNKASS from the coding sequence GTGATCAAGCGATTGTTTGACATTGTTCTTTCTCTAACTGGCATCATCGTGCTGAGCCCGGTAATGTTGGTGTGCGCGTTGCTTGTCAAGTTGACATCTAAAGGTCCTGTTTTCTTTGAGCAAATTCGGGTTGGAAAGAACTTTCAACCCTTCGGGATCCTTAAGTTCCGTTCGATGGTCGTTGATGCCGAGAAACTTGGAGCTCAGATCACTGCTGATCGCGATCCGAGGATTACCTCGATTGGTCGAATACTTCGAAAGACGAAACTTGATGAACTGCCTCAGTTGATCAATGTTCTCAAAGGCGACATGAGCTTGGTTGGGCCCCGCCCTGAAGTTCCCAAGTACGTGGAATTGTTCGAGGAAGATTTTCGCAAACTTCTCCAGGTTCGACCGGGCATCACAGATATTGCATCGATCGAGTATCGCTTTGAAGAAGAGATTCTGGCCCAATCTTCCGATCCGACGCAAACTTACATCGAAGAGATTCTTCCCGCGAAAATCAAACTTGGCGAGCAATACGTCAACAAGTCATCGGTCCTGTTTGACGTCCAGCTGATTTTCAAAACGTTTCTCACGATCGTAGGATCCGACAGAAAACCGCCAAAGTCGACGGCTGGCGAACCAATGAACAAGGCCTCTTCTTGA
- a CDS encoding GNAT family N-acetyltransferase: MIRQAKSALKHAGGLLKLRSDDVWLASYPRSGNTRLRMLLGQAQLLSTGSEERCIPGNVEDIMPVWGFSNLNNFDYSPRFVKTHRIYMPIMSRPQRAVFVLRDPRETIASSYRMFCSRNNVESPEFTVFLQHYRHGLPGWIRMHQTWMPRATSVVHYRDLMFDAATTTLKMCQELGVDYSAEIIAKAAELTDQKNAANAEKKSGLRDAQRFDGTFQAVGPGNYTYAAELFDETHLEYVNKQLSNAGIELDQLSGSRSDSYKARIDIQFADCRNIDKQQVIHLFRNSNVPQVTKTFRAFDLSSDQASRIADYNGEDSYFLAFADGQPAGFGMLRGWDEGFAIPSLGVFVAPDFQGKGIGSRLMNHLTNVASERGCERIRLTVDRINKRAVALYEAQSYEIDPDQSDSGRFVMYRNLPSTVGRKT, from the coding sequence ATGATTCGTCAGGCAAAATCAGCATTGAAACACGCTGGCGGCTTACTCAAACTGCGGAGCGATGACGTCTGGCTCGCGTCTTACCCTCGCTCTGGAAACACGAGGTTGAGAATGCTGTTGGGGCAAGCTCAATTGCTGTCCACGGGAAGCGAAGAACGTTGCATCCCAGGCAACGTAGAAGACATCATGCCAGTCTGGGGATTTAGCAACCTTAACAACTTTGACTACTCGCCACGATTCGTTAAAACGCACCGCATTTACATGCCGATCATGAGCCGACCCCAAAGGGCTGTTTTCGTTTTACGCGATCCCCGAGAAACCATTGCTTCCAGCTATCGAATGTTTTGTAGCCGCAATAATGTTGAGTCACCAGAATTTACGGTTTTCCTGCAGCACTACCGACATGGACTCCCAGGCTGGATTCGAATGCATCAAACATGGATGCCTCGTGCAACGAGCGTTGTTCACTATCGCGATTTAATGTTTGACGCAGCGACAACAACGTTGAAGATGTGTCAGGAACTGGGCGTGGACTATTCGGCTGAAATTATCGCAAAGGCTGCAGAGCTGACCGACCAAAAGAATGCCGCGAATGCCGAAAAGAAATCTGGGCTTCGTGATGCACAGCGATTCGATGGAACTTTTCAAGCTGTTGGCCCCGGAAATTACACTTACGCTGCTGAGTTATTTGACGAGACGCATTTGGAATATGTAAACAAGCAGCTTTCTAATGCTGGTATCGAACTGGATCAGCTTTCTGGATCACGCAGCGATTCCTACAAAGCAAGAATTGACATTCAGTTTGCTGATTGCCGCAACATCGACAAACAGCAAGTGATCCACCTGTTTCGCAATTCCAATGTTCCTCAAGTAACCAAAACTTTCCGAGCATTTGATCTCTCCTCTGATCAGGCATCGCGGATTGCCGATTACAACGGCGAAGACAGTTACTTTCTCGCCTTCGCTGACGGTCAGCCAGCGGGGTTCGGGATGCTACGTGGCTGGGACGAAGGATTTGCGATCCCAAGCCTTGGTGTGTTCGTCGCCCCGGACTTCCAGGGAAAGGGCATTGGCAGCAGACTCATGAATCATCTGACCAATGTTGCGTCGGAACGTGGCTGCGAACGAATTCGTTTGACGGTTGACCGAATCAACAAACGAGCTGTTGCCCTTTACGAGGCTCAATCGTACGAAATCGATCCAGATCAGTCCGACAGCGGTCGATTTGTGATGTACCGAAACCTTCCGTCGACAGTCGGACGCAAAACCTGA
- a CDS encoding DegT/DnrJ/EryC1/StrS family aminotransferase, with protein sequence MSTEQTTRNIPFFKAIIGEEEIQSVVETLNSGWLTSGPKVKQFETEFANFVGAKHAIAVNSATAALHLALEAHGIGRGDKVLVPTLTFAATAEVVIHLGATPVLVDINPATFNICAEDIRAKICADTKAIMPVHYAGQPCNMDVIQDIAREHDIPVIEDAAHAFPAQWKGNMIGSIGQVTCFSFYANKTITTGEGGMITTENDELAARMKQMSLHGLSRDAWNRFSAKGSWRYEIQAPGYKYNMPDVAAAIGLGQLHQADKFHSGRKSAALRYIEAFKDFDFIETLTIEKHASHAWHLMVIKLNLIKLNIDRSDFIVELNEAGVGTSVHYTPLHLHPLYQNEYGYSPADLPVASRVFEQIISLPLYPSMSTDEIDYVVATVKRIANDNAK encoded by the coding sequence ATGAGCACTGAGCAAACTACAAGAAACATACCGTTCTTCAAAGCCATCATTGGCGAAGAAGAGATTCAGAGCGTGGTCGAAACGCTAAATTCCGGATGGCTAACTTCGGGCCCCAAAGTCAAGCAATTCGAAACTGAATTCGCCAACTTTGTCGGTGCAAAACATGCGATCGCGGTTAACAGCGCTACAGCTGCTCTCCATCTTGCACTGGAGGCCCACGGCATCGGGCGGGGCGACAAGGTCCTTGTCCCGACACTTACGTTTGCTGCCACCGCCGAAGTTGTCATCCACCTCGGCGCCACTCCCGTTCTGGTCGACATTAATCCGGCAACATTCAACATCTGCGCCGAAGACATACGAGCAAAAATTTGTGCCGACACCAAGGCAATCATGCCAGTGCACTACGCCGGACAGCCTTGCAACATGGATGTCATTCAGGACATTGCACGCGAACACGATATTCCAGTTATCGAAGATGCGGCACATGCTTTTCCTGCCCAGTGGAAAGGCAACATGATTGGCTCGATTGGCCAAGTGACCTGTTTTTCGTTCTACGCAAACAAGACGATCACGACGGGTGAAGGAGGAATGATCACAACGGAGAACGATGAACTTGCTGCTCGCATGAAGCAAATGAGCTTACATGGACTCAGTCGCGACGCCTGGAATCGATTTAGCGCTAAAGGATCCTGGCGATATGAAATCCAGGCCCCGGGTTACAAGTACAACATGCCCGATGTCGCTGCCGCCATTGGACTGGGGCAACTTCATCAGGCAGACAAGTTTCACAGTGGTCGCAAATCGGCGGCCCTTCGGTATATCGAAGCGTTTAAAGATTTCGATTTCATTGAAACACTGACTATCGAAAAACACGCGAGCCACGCCTGGCACCTGATGGTCATCAAGCTGAATCTCATTAAGCTGAACATTGACCGTTCGGATTTCATCGTTGAATTGAACGAGGCAGGAGTTGGGACAAGCGTCCACTACACTCCCCTTCACTTGCATCCGCTCTATCAAAACGAATACGGATACAGCCCAGCAGACTTACCGGTCGCATCGAGAGTATTTGAGCAAATCATTTCGCTACCGTTGTATCCTTCGATGTCGACCGACGAGATTGATTACGTGGTTGCAACTGTAAAACGAATCGCAAACGATAACGCCAAGTGA
- a CDS encoding glycosyltransferase, with protein MRIAIDLRQYTLSDTGGTTYAVGLIEHLPRYLDHDFVYVVNSNTENFARERIGDRHEIIVNDHQILRPRNPIAVAKRIVHDLSPLSRHIIDDLKVDIAHFPGDRISPRNVRTPGVLTFFGGNHFVLPNHVYWQNKTVQRIARQNVVQCLHLAKSILVPSVFVKSVLVNQVRIPAERVFVRELVSWASGIETEEACEKPGGIPECKQFLLFTSSHVTYKNHYRLLGAFAKLPESIRKSMPLLITGKMPEGLEGRIKELNLSQYVHHLGFVSRAELVWLYRNAKAYVHPSLYEAGGSFSMFEAAYSGTPVLCSQLNSMLEMMPNAIHFDPYDEEAIASKLLLAAENDLSDVALRGYQRMKSFHLEDSVAVTGRAYEKALADA; from the coding sequence ATGCGAATTGCAATCGATTTGCGACAGTACACGCTATCGGACACCGGCGGTACAACCTATGCCGTTGGCTTAATAGAGCACTTACCCAGATATCTCGACCACGACTTTGTATATGTCGTCAACTCAAATACGGAAAATTTTGCACGCGAACGGATTGGCGACCGGCATGAGATCATCGTCAACGATCACCAAATCTTGCGACCTCGAAATCCGATCGCGGTTGCCAAGAGGATTGTTCATGATCTCTCTCCGCTTTCCCGGCATATCATTGATGATTTGAAAGTCGACATCGCTCACTTTCCTGGTGATCGAATCAGCCCACGAAACGTTAGGACTCCAGGAGTTCTTACTTTCTTTGGCGGCAACCACTTTGTACTGCCCAATCACGTTTACTGGCAGAATAAAACAGTCCAACGCATTGCGCGTCAAAATGTAGTGCAATGCCTTCACCTCGCGAAATCGATTCTCGTGCCTTCGGTTTTCGTGAAGTCGGTGCTGGTGAATCAGGTTCGGATTCCTGCCGAGCGTGTGTTTGTTCGAGAGCTTGTTTCATGGGCCTCGGGAATTGAAACTGAAGAAGCATGCGAAAAGCCTGGCGGCATTCCGGAATGCAAACAGTTCCTTCTTTTTACTTCGTCGCACGTAACTTACAAGAATCATTATCGACTATTGGGCGCCTTTGCGAAGCTTCCCGAGAGCATTCGAAAATCGATGCCGCTGTTGATTACGGGAAAGATGCCAGAAGGGCTTGAAGGTCGCATAAAAGAGCTAAATCTTTCACAGTACGTACATCACTTGGGCTTCGTGAGCCGTGCCGAACTCGTTTGGCTCTATCGAAATGCCAAAGCCTACGTTCACCCATCGCTTTACGAAGCTGGCGGATCATTCTCCATGTTTGAGGCGGCGTATTCCGGCACGCCCGTCCTGTGCTCGCAACTAAATAGCATGCTGGAGATGATGCCGAACGCAATTCACTTCGATCCGTATGACGAAGAAGCAATCGCTTCCAAACTTCTGCTCGCCGCGGAAAACGACCTTAGCGACGTTGCCCTAAGAGGCTATCAACGAATGAAGTCATTTCACCTTGAAGATTCAGTGGCCGTCACAGGTCGAGCCTACGAAAAGGCTTTGGCAGACGCCTAG